The following are from one region of the Ornithorhynchus anatinus isolate Pmale09 chromosome X1, mOrnAna1.pri.v4, whole genome shotgun sequence genome:
- the LSM3 gene encoding U6 snRNA-associated Sm-like protein LSm3 isoform X2, producing the protein MADDADQQQTTNTVEEPLDLIRLSLDERIYVKMRNDRELRGRLHAYDQHLNMILGDVEETVTTIEIDEETYEEIYKSTKRNIPMLFVRGDGVVLVAPPLRVG; encoded by the exons ATGGCGGACGACGCGGATCAG CAACAGACCACCAACACTGTAGAGGAGCCCCTGGACCTAATCAGGCTCAGTCTGGATGAACGGATTTATGTGAAAATGAGAAATGACCGAGAGCTCCGAGGAAGACTACAT GCTTATGatcagcacttaaatatgattttgGGAGATGTGGAGGAGACTGTGACAACTATAGAAATTGATGAAGAAACCTACGAAGAGATATATAAA tcCACCAAGCGGAATATTCCCATGCTGTTTGTTCGAGGCGATGGTGTTGTACTGGTAGCCCCTCCTTTGCGAGTTGGTTGA
- the LSM3 gene encoding U6 snRNA-associated Sm-like protein LSm3 isoform X1: MADDADQQQTTNTVEEPLDLIRLSLDERIYVKMRNDRELRGRLHAYDQHLNMILGDVEETVTTIEIDEETYEEIYKFCRLWMGNSAVEDTLVTLVGGIPWILLGKITD; this comes from the exons ATGGCGGACGACGCGGATCAG CAACAGACCACCAACACTGTAGAGGAGCCCCTGGACCTAATCAGGCTCAGTCTGGATGAACGGATTTATGTGAAAATGAGAAATGACCGAGAGCTCCGAGGAAGACTACAT GCTTATGatcagcacttaaatatgattttgGGAGATGTGGAGGAGACTGTGACAACTATAGAAATTGATGAAGAAACCTACGAAGAGATATATAAA TTTTGCAGATTGTGGATGGGTAATAGTGCAGTGGAAGACACTCTCGTGACACTTGTTGGTGGGATTCCCTGGATTTTGCTGGGAAAAATAACCGACTGA